The Anoplopoma fimbria isolate UVic2021 breed Golden Eagle Sablefish chromosome 20, Afim_UVic_2022, whole genome shotgun sequence genome includes a window with the following:
- the rps19 gene encoding 40S ribosomal protein S19, protein MPGVTVKDVNQQEFVRALSAFLKKSGKLKVPDWVDLVKLGKHKELAPSDENWFYIRAASTVRHLYLRGGAGVGSMTKIYGSRQRNGVCPAHYSVGSKNVARKVLQALELLKMIEKDPNGGRRLTAQGTRDLDRIAGQVAAANKKIVQ, encoded by the exons ATGCCGGGTGTCACGGTGAAAGACGTCAACCAGCAGGAATTTGTCCGTGCCCTGTCGGCCTTCCTGAAGAA GTCAGGAAAGCTGAAGGTGCCTGACTGGGTGGACCTCGTCAAGCTGGGTAAGCACAAGGAGCTGGCCCCAAGTGATGAGAACTGGTTCTACATCAGAGCTG CATCCACAGTCCGCCATCTGTACCTCCGTGGAGGTGCTGGTGTTGGGTCCATGACCAAGATCTATGGAAGTCGTCAGAGGAACGGTGTGTGCCCTGCCCATTACAGTGTAGGATCCAAGAACGTGGCTCGCAAGGTGCTGCAGGCCCTCGAGCTGCTCAAGATGATTGAGAAGGATCCCAATGG TGGTCGCAGACTTACCGCCCAGGGAACCAGAGACCTGGATAGAATTGCTGGCCAG gTCGCAGCTGCAAACAAGAAAATTGTTCAATAA